One window of the Montipora foliosa isolate CH-2021 chromosome 4, ASM3666993v2, whole genome shotgun sequence genome contains the following:
- the LOC138001070 gene encoding uncharacterized protein yields the protein MTDTGFIQSNSNKMKTDKGKCVNGSTCLNQFCTSFSSSDCSSGESCCNSQCRHGFDCSGYSCSFSSDCSIGQSCCNGVCTFDSYDCEEPTPLIIGSVLGSLITFFLVLSLIYCLCRRRRPVGSGRVIEGGRVTTTIATAHSVVHVPPEGYQQSYPYYPPPQYNQYQNSAAPPYSDRATQGSDLPPPYPTTYGAVQTSPS from the coding sequence TGTGTTAACGGATCGACCTGTTTAAATCAATTCTGCACCTCCTTCTCTAGCTCTGATTGTTCTTCCGGTGAAAGCTGTTGTAACAGCCAGTGTCGACATGGTTTTGACTGTAGTGGGTATTCTTGCAGTTTCAGCTCTGATTGTAGTATTGGCCAGTCTTGTTGCAACGGAGTATGCACTTTTGATAGTTATGATTGTGAAGAACCGACCCCTCTTATAATTGGCTCCGTGCTAGGTTCTCTCATCacctttttccttgttctttcgCTTATTTACTGCTTGTGCAGACGACGTCGGCCCGTTGGTTCCGGCCGAGTGATAGAAGGAGGAAGGGTTACCACGACTATTGCAACAGCCCACTCAGTAGTTCATGTGCCGCCAGAGGGTTACCAACAAAGCTACCCATACTACCCCCCTCCACAATATAATCAGTATCAGAACAGTGCTGCACCACCATACAGTGACAGAGCAACGCAAGGAAGTGATCTTCCTCCCCCTTACCCTACCACATATGGTGCAGTACAGACTTCTCCATCCTAA